The Vibrio diazotrophicus DNA window AATTATCCTTGCATCAGGTCTACTACTTGCTTCATCAGCGTTTGCTTCAACTACAACAGTTAGTGACAACGCAACGTTTAAAACTGACACGTACAGCTCTAAAGCTGAAGCGTACAATGCAGGTTTCGATCTTTCAGATTCAGTTAAAGCGATGGACCAATCTCAACTTCGTTTTAATCTTCCAGTGCAATCATACACATTGGTTAAGAACATCAATGTTGGTCAATCTGAAGTCACTGTAGAAGAGTTCGCAAACAGCAACGGCGACATTCAATACCGCGCTATCGTTGATGTGGATTATCAATTCAACGCAAAAGAATCAAACTAAGTGTCACTAAGCCTCGAGGATATGGATATCCCACGGCTTACTTTCTTCTCCATAATTTAGTCTTTGCTTTACACGCTAATCTAAAATCCCTTCCTTACCGTCATCTCCTTTAAATTACTCTCATTTTTCAACTCAAACGACTGATTAAAAAATAAACCTTAGTACCAATTAATGTCACATCAAAATGAAACGTGTCGCAATAAAACACCATATAGTGATATATTCGGCGAAGTTAACCGCTGTTAAACAAGCACTAGCCTATTTAGCAGTAAAAGGAATTTATAAAGGTAATGCCGTGGAACTACAAAATCTCTCTCGACCTGAATTAGCTATTGTTTGTAAGCTTTTTGGTGCGCTTTTTTATTACCCTCCCAGAGATTTTAACCAATTCCCTTTTGGAACCTACTTTGAGGAAGATGAAGTAGAAACGCCAATCAAAGAAGTGAATCAGGTTTTGAACAGCTTCAAGTTTACCAATCAAGATACGCTTCAAGATGAACACGATCGATTGTTTACCATCCAAGATGATATGCCAGCCCCACCTTGGTCATCGATGTATCTTGATA harbors:
- a CDS encoding DUF3316 domain-containing protein is translated as MKNTIILASGLLLASSAFASTTTVSDNATFKTDTYSSKAEAYNAGFDLSDSVKAMDQSQLRFNLPVQSYTLVKNINVGQSEVTVEEFANSNGDIQYRAIVDVDYQFNAKESN